In Alteromonas naphthalenivorans, one DNA window encodes the following:
- the nudE gene encoding ADP compounds hydrolase NudE, whose product MRKIDPNKPLPQIHNREIVAQSKLFRVERLDLEFSNGATREFERMAGGNRGAVMIVPMIDKNTMVLIREYAAGTHSYQLGFPKGLIDPGETAIEAADRELKEEAGFGANELIELHKVSMAPTFFNANMTIVIARDLYPEQLEGDEPEPLEVIHWPLAEADALLAREDFVEARCIAALLLAQKWLKDQ is encoded by the coding sequence ATGCGAAAAATTGACCCGAACAAGCCGTTACCGCAAATTCACAATCGGGAAATTGTTGCCCAAAGTAAGCTTTTTCGCGTAGAGCGCCTAGACTTAGAGTTTTCTAATGGCGCAACGCGAGAGTTTGAACGGATGGCAGGTGGCAATCGTGGCGCCGTCATGATTGTTCCCATGATTGATAAAAATACCATGGTATTGATTCGTGAATATGCCGCAGGTACTCACTCCTATCAACTTGGCTTTCCAAAAGGCCTTATCGACCCAGGTGAAACCGCCATTGAAGCCGCCGATAGAGAATTGAAAGAAGAAGCAGGTTTTGGTGCGAATGAGCTGATTGAATTACACAAAGTTAGCATGGCACCTACCTTTTTTAATGCCAACATGACCATTGTAATAGCAAGAGATTTATACCCTGAACAACTAGAGGGTGATGAACCTGAGCCATTGGAAGTGATTCACTGGCCCCTTGCTGAAGCAGACGCGTTACTGGCTCGTGAAGATTTTGTTGAAGCCCGCTGTATCGCTGCGCTGTTACTTGCTCAAAAATGGTTGAAGGACCAATAG